A genome region from Ottowia testudinis includes the following:
- a CDS encoding phospholipase — MHALNLYAGPAARGHIEHHGLSPGHVGVIPAAAGGPKGLILGPLDRFIFGQWLPQSAQTVHLVGASIGAWRMATACMHDPAAHFQALETGYIHGDMTAPPGRKLPLPEQVSATFARNLREMFDGHVPAILRHPRYRLHVVTSRGRHVLGREGRLRTAAGYLGAALTNAASRRAMGSWIERVVFSGPAGEGGAPAPLPFDTRDYRTRQVLLTPGNFYPALQASGSIPFVLQAVHDIPGAPRGAYWDGGITDYHLHLIYNAISSIAAGACTSSAGGQKDQQSGPIVLYPHFQQAVVPGWLDKPWKRRHGATPALDHMLLLAPNPEWVRTLPGGKLPDRNDFQRLAHPERVQAWTSAVQAARQLADEFAAWLAQPEPARVQPL, encoded by the coding sequence ATGCACGCCCTGAACCTCTACGCCGGCCCCGCCGCGCGCGGCCACATCGAACACCACGGCCTGTCGCCCGGGCACGTGGGCGTGATTCCGGCCGCCGCGGGCGGGCCCAAGGGCTTGATCCTGGGGCCGCTGGACCGCTTCATTTTTGGCCAATGGCTGCCGCAAAGCGCGCAAACGGTGCACTTGGTCGGCGCCAGCATCGGCGCCTGGCGCATGGCCACGGCTTGCATGCACGATCCGGCCGCGCACTTTCAGGCGCTGGAAACCGGCTACATCCACGGTGACATGACCGCACCGCCGGGCCGCAAGCTGCCGCTGCCAGAGCAGGTCAGCGCCACCTTCGCGCGCAACCTGCGCGAGATGTTCGACGGCCACGTACCGGCCATCCTGCGGCACCCGCGCTACCGGCTGCACGTAGTGACCTCGCGGGGGCGCCACGTGCTGGGGCGTGAGGGGCGTTTGCGCACCGCCGCGGGTTACCTGGGCGCGGCGCTCACCAATGCGGCGAGCCGGCGCGCCATGGGGTCGTGGATCGAGCGCGTGGTGTTCTCTGGCCCGGCGGGCGAGGGCGGGGCGCCCGCGCCGCTGCCTTTTGATACGCGTGACTACCGCACGCGGCAGGTGCTGCTCACGCCGGGCAACTTCTATCCCGCGCTGCAGGCCAGCGGCTCCATCCCTTTCGTGCTGCAGGCGGTGCACGACATTCCGGGCGCGCCGCGCGGCGCGTATTGGGACGGCGGCATCACCGACTACCACCTGCATCTGATCTACAACGCTATATCTTCAATAGCTGCTGGCGCTTGTACATCAAGCGCTGGCGGCCAAAAAGACCAGCAATCCGGGCCCATCGTGCTGTACCCGCACTTCCAGCAGGCCGTGGTGCCTGGCTGGCTCGACAAGCCTTGGAAGCGCCGCCACGGCGCCACGCCCGCGCTGGATCACATGCTGCTGCTGGCGCCCAACCCGGAATGGGTGCGCACGCTGCCTGGCGGCAAACTTCCCGATCGCAACGATTTTCAACGCCTTGCCCACCCGGAGCGCGTGCAGGCCTGGACCAGCGCCGTGCAGGCCGCGCGGCAGCTGGCCGACGAGTTCGCGGCCTGGCTGGCGCAGCCCGAGCCCGCGCGCGTTCAGCCGCTCTAA
- a CDS encoding response regulator translates to MSRTPSPSLWPHFLTGQADQPVRVILIDDDAHMRRVIAQELLTDARIHLVGQASSLREGKRLVAQHEFDVMLVDLNLGDGTGFQLIESMKTLRPVAEAVVVSAMEDEEHALHAFELGATGYLIKNSWFGSFAQAVLQVVNGGASITPNLARRLLKRLDGGVRRAAAGHAPPAPAARPTAPGEKPSEREREILRLVASGHTSCEIGKRLGISDQTVNTHIKNVYRKLHVRTRAQAVNLASMRGWLY, encoded by the coding sequence ATGTCACGCACGCCTTCGCCGTCGCTTTGGCCGCATTTCCTGACCGGGCAGGCCGATCAGCCGGTGCGTGTGATCCTGATCGACGACGACGCCCACATGCGTCGCGTGATAGCGCAAGAATTGCTGACCGATGCGCGCATCCACCTCGTCGGCCAGGCCAGTTCGCTGCGCGAGGGCAAGCGGCTGGTCGCGCAGCACGAGTTCGACGTCATGCTGGTCGATTTGAACCTGGGCGATGGCACCGGCTTTCAGCTGATCGAGAGCATGAAGACGCTGCGCCCGGTGGCCGAGGCGGTGGTGGTGTCGGCCATGGAGGACGAGGAACACGCCCTGCACGCCTTCGAACTCGGTGCCACGGGCTATCTCATCAAGAACTCGTGGTTCGGCAGCTTCGCGCAAGCGGTGCTGCAAGTGGTCAATGGCGGCGCGTCGATCACGCCCAACCTGGCGCGGCGTCTGCTTAAACGCCTCGATGGCGGTGTCCGGCGCGCTGCCGCGGGCCATGCGCCGCCTGCGCCAGCGGCTCGGCCCACAGCGCCGGGCGAGAAACCCTCCGAGCGCGAGCGCGAGATCCTGCGGCTGGTCGCCTCGGGTCACACCAGCTGCGAGATCGGCAAGCGCCTGGGCATCAGCGACCAGACGGTCAACACCCACATCAAGAACGTCTACCGCAAGCTGCACGTGCGCACGCGCGCCCAGGCCGTCAACCTGGCCTCGATGCGCGGCTGGCTGTATTGA
- a CDS encoding sensor histidine kinase, producing the protein MQSMALMAVIAAVAIALSLHALHAGWRHGDRTALAYAAALLCWVVLWGIQPAAEGGVSGSIGRTLTRVVYQASILSVTMFLLGAVHGWGGFRRALTLLQAALGVALALVQGAAPQHAWFWMNALLSASLLLWLAHTVWHHGSPLGWMALLVGVSGLGLMLTDLRLAGDGAITVSTSHYFYLVALFVLQQARTQSTDAPASAEQTPPVNPERQRLAQELHDGVGSHLASIISALDLDTPWQRATAASLNECMAELKLLVDGMDSQASLLSHLASLRYRMQPLLAAAGIELRWQIADEAVLESVRGDAALQFLRLAQEAMANVVRHSGASQVVLTCCQVEARQALMLEIADNGVGIPAGLRTVHPDRLGEDGNAGKGLRGMARRAQRLGGLLLIDAAHGQGTCIRLLTPLTAVASAAPAA; encoded by the coding sequence ATGCAATCGATGGCACTGATGGCGGTGATCGCGGCCGTGGCCATCGCACTGAGCCTGCACGCCCTGCACGCAGGCTGGCGGCACGGCGATCGCACGGCGCTGGCCTATGCGGCCGCCTTGCTGTGCTGGGTGGTGTTGTGGGGCATTCAGCCAGCGGCCGAAGGGGGCGTTTCGGGCAGCATCGGCCGCACGCTGACGCGCGTGGTGTATCAGGCATCGATCCTGAGCGTCACCATGTTCCTGTTGGGCGCCGTGCACGGCTGGGGTGGGTTCAGACGCGCGCTGACCCTGCTGCAGGCGGCGCTGGGCGTGGCCTTGGCGCTGGTGCAGGGGGCCGCGCCGCAACACGCCTGGTTCTGGATGAACGCGTTGTTGTCGGCCAGCCTCCTGCTGTGGCTGGCGCACACCGTTTGGCACCACGGCAGCCCGCTGGGCTGGATGGCGTTGCTGGTGGGGGTTTCCGGGCTGGGGCTGATGTTGACCGATCTGCGCCTGGCTGGCGACGGTGCGATCACGGTATCGACGTCGCACTACTTCTACCTGGTGGCATTGTTTGTGCTGCAACAGGCGCGAACGCAGAGCACCGATGCCCCGGCTTCGGCCGAGCAGACACCGCCGGTGAACCCAGAGCGCCAGCGCCTCGCGCAGGAACTGCACGATGGCGTTGGCTCGCACCTGGCCAGCATCATTTCAGCGCTGGATCTGGACACGCCGTGGCAACGTGCCACGGCCGCCTCGCTGAATGAATGCATGGCCGAGTTGAAGCTGTTGGTCGACGGCATGGACAGCCAGGCCTCATTGCTCAGCCATCTGGCGAGCCTGCGCTACCGCATGCAGCCCTTGCTGGCGGCCGCCGGTATCGAACTGCGCTGGCAGATTGCCGACGAGGCCGTGCTCGAAAGCGTGCGTGGCGATGCCGCGCTCCAGTTTCTGCGCCTGGCGCAAGAGGCAATGGCCAACGTGGTGCGGCATTCGGGCGCCAGCCAGGTGGTGCTGACCTGCTGCCAAGTCGAGGCGCGGCAGGCGCTGATGCTGGAGATCGCGGACAACGGCGTCGGCATTCCGGCCGGGCTGCGCACGGTACACCCCGATAGGCTGGGCGAAGACGGCAATGCCGGCAAAGGCCTGCGCGGCATGGCACGGCGGGCGCAGCGCCTGGGGGGCCTGCTGCTGATCGACGCGGCGCATGGGCAGGGCACGTGCATCCGGTTGCTGACGCCGCTGACCGCCGTGGCCAGCGCGGCGCCCGCGGCGTAG
- a CDS encoding DsrE/DsrF/TusD sulfur relay family protein, with translation MQNILMIVHAPPYGSERVLSALRLALALTGHEAGKPALNVFLMSDATVLALPNQQDASGNTLQKMLEQLIGHGVPVRLCKTCAGNRGLLDLPLISGVTIGTLAELAEATLAAGKVITF, from the coding sequence ATGCAAAACATTCTGATGATCGTCCATGCCCCGCCGTACGGCAGCGAACGCGTGCTGTCGGCCCTGCGTCTGGCACTGGCGCTGACGGGCCACGAGGCCGGCAAACCCGCGCTCAATGTGTTCCTGATGTCCGACGCCACCGTGCTGGCGCTGCCCAATCAGCAGGATGCCTCGGGCAACACGCTGCAGAAAATGCTGGAGCAGCTAATCGGCCACGGCGTGCCGGTGCGCCTGTGCAAGACCTGCGCGGGCAACCGCGGGCTGCTTGATCTGCCGTTGATTTCGGGCGTGACCATTGGCACGCTGGCCGAGCTGGCCGAAGCCACGCTGGCGGCCGGCAAGGTCATCACGTTTTGA
- a CDS encoding alpha/beta hydrolase family protein, with translation MLRKASIAMVAVLLALVLMPLLMKPRKAAIDPAVCHGPRLTLPEREKAFEDGYQVHMDYGCITKASFEAMQKAEADHAAARAKRELQDKQRAAQEAIEASRTLADVRRNFVTGVRAPGTGQPLPKPPASLFVRADYQSAGRTLAAFVSPNPASGQRHPAIVWLTGGDSSTLDDFWTEGAAGKDQSASALRKAGVVMYFPTLRGGNQNTGQREFFMGEVDDVIAAAEHLASLPYVDPQRIYLGGHSTGGTLAALAAELSPRFAGVFAFGPVAGVNDYGFGVLPEGIRFDEQEARVRSPVHWLHAVQSPLWLIEGERGNSLDALCHAAAGRPKVRCLRVPGHDHFSVLGAVLPRLAAQIVVPPDGGIRLEAAELGRAPGS, from the coding sequence ATGCTGAGAAAAGCCTCGATCGCCATGGTGGCCGTGCTGCTGGCGCTGGTATTGATGCCGCTCTTGATGAAGCCGCGCAAGGCGGCGATCGACCCCGCCGTGTGCCATGGCCCGCGCTTGACCTTGCCCGAGCGCGAAAAGGCGTTTGAAGACGGTTACCAGGTCCATATGGACTACGGCTGCATCACCAAGGCGAGCTTCGAGGCCATGCAGAAGGCCGAAGCCGATCACGCCGCCGCACGCGCCAAGCGCGAGTTGCAGGACAAGCAGCGCGCCGCGCAAGAGGCCATCGAAGCCAGCCGCACGCTGGCCGACGTGCGCCGCAACTTCGTCACCGGGGTGCGCGCGCCGGGCACCGGCCAGCCGCTGCCCAAGCCGCCCGCCAGCCTGTTCGTGCGCGCCGATTACCAAAGCGCCGGGCGCACGCTGGCGGCCTTCGTGTCGCCCAACCCGGCGTCTGGCCAGCGCCACCCGGCCATCGTCTGGCTGACGGGGGGCGACAGCAGCACGCTGGACGATTTCTGGACCGAAGGCGCGGCGGGTAAGGACCAATCCGCCAGCGCGCTGCGCAAGGCCGGCGTGGTGATGTATTTCCCCACGCTGCGCGGCGGCAACCAGAACACAGGCCAGCGCGAGTTCTTCATGGGCGAGGTGGACGACGTGATCGCCGCCGCCGAACACTTGGCCTCGCTGCCGTACGTTGACCCACAGCGCATCTACCTGGGCGGCCACAGCACCGGCGGCACGCTGGCCGCGCTGGCGGCCGAACTCAGCCCGCGTTTTGCCGGCGTGTTTGCCTTTGGGCCCGTGGCCGGCGTCAACGATTACGGGTTCGGCGTGCTGCCGGAAGGCATTCGCTTCGACGAGCAGGAAGCGCGCGTGCGCTCGCCGGTGCACTGGCTGCACGCGGTGCAAAGCCCGCTGTGGCTGATCGAGGGCGAGCGCGGCAACTCGCTCGATGCGCTGTGCCACGCCGCCGCCGGCCGCCCCAAGGTGCGCTGCCTGCGCGTGCCGGGGCACGACCATTTCAGCGTGCTGGGCGCCGTGCTGCCGCGGCTGGCCGCCCAGATCGTGGTGCCGCCGGATGGGGGCATTCGGCTGGAGGCGGCCGAACTGGGCCGCGCGCCCGGGTCCTGA
- a CDS encoding YdcF family protein → MMAPVTTHRTQRLAAALIGALLAAHALWLVSRGLMHLGVMLPLAGGVLTMVLALRWPRWRAWLGARPRCQRAWQLACWGLALWLVSLALFFAHVAHTPGATATAPPHAIVVLGSGTPDCKPSPTLQARLDLAAQEARRWPQALVVTSGGADWGRTCTEGQVMADALHAAGLPASRLLVEGRSTSTDENLRFSQAVLAVHGAPAMAPVLIVTSDFHAPRAAAIARRAGYAQPQAVGAPVPLATRYNAWLREYFAYLSGWGLGEY, encoded by the coding sequence ATGATGGCACCTGTCACCACACACCGCACCCAACGCCTGGCCGCCGCGCTGATCGGCGCCCTGCTCGCCGCCCACGCACTGTGGCTGGTGTCGCGCGGCCTGATGCACCTGGGGGTGATGCTGCCGTTGGCGGGCGGTGTGCTGACGATGGTGCTGGCGCTGCGCTGGCCGCGTTGGCGGGCCTGGCTGGGCGCGCGCCCGCGCTGCCAGCGCGCGTGGCAGCTGGCGTGCTGGGGGCTGGCGCTGTGGCTGGTCAGCCTGGCGCTCTTCTTCGCCCACGTGGCCCACACGCCGGGCGCCACGGCCACCGCGCCGCCCCACGCCATCGTGGTGCTGGGCTCGGGCACGCCGGATTGCAAACCTTCGCCCACGCTGCAGGCACGGCTGGATCTGGCGGCGCAAGAGGCGCGGCGCTGGCCGCAAGCCTTGGTGGTGACCAGCGGCGGCGCGGATTGGGGCCGCACCTGCACCGAAGGCCAGGTGATGGCCGACGCGCTGCATGCGGCGGGGCTGCCCGCCAGCCGCTTGCTGGTGGAGGGCCGCAGCACCAGTACCGACGAGAACCTGCGTTTTTCGCAGGCCGTGCTGGCGGTACACGGCGCGCCCGCCATGGCGCCGGTACTGATCGTCACCAGTGATTTCCACGCGCCGCGCGCCGCCGCCATCGCCCGCCGCGCGGGCTATGCGCAGCCGCAGGCCGTGGGCGCGCCCGTGCCGCTGGCCACGCGCTACAACGCCTGGCTGCGCGAATACTTTGCGTACCTGAGCGGCTGGGGGCTGGGCGAATACTGA
- a CDS encoding glutathione S-transferase N-terminal domain-containing protein, which produces MVSVAMLPVLYTFRRCPYAMRARWALHAAGVAVEMREILLRDKPPALLAASPKGTVPVLVLPGGAVIDQSLHVMHWALAQRDPQGWLAPERGTLADMLALIEACERDFKPHLDRGKYASRYRTEWVRAGHDEVMDKAAFAARNDAQALLFLQRLACVLQAPEAENTLNPNAASAAGRHAAPCLSGSHPALADFAIVPFVRQFARHDAARFAAQAPPSVAAWMNRLLARGDFEAVMAKRAVWSWRDGQG; this is translated from the coding sequence ATGGTCAGCGTTGCCATGCTGCCGGTGCTCTACACCTTCCGCCGCTGCCCCTACGCCATGCGGGCACGCTGGGCGCTGCACGCGGCGGGCGTGGCGGTGGAGATGCGCGAGATCCTGCTGCGCGACAAGCCGCCGGCCTTGCTGGCCGCCTCGCCCAAAGGCACGGTGCCGGTGCTGGTGCTGCCCGGCGGCGCGGTAATCGACCAAAGCCTTCATGTCATGCACTGGGCGCTGGCGCAGCGCGACCCGCAGGGCTGGCTCGCGCCCGAGCGGGGCACGCTGGCCGATATGCTGGCTTTGATTGAGGCGTGCGAGCGCGACTTCAAGCCGCACCTGGACCGCGGCAAGTACGCCAGCCGCTATCGCACCGAATGGGTTCGCGCGGGGCATGACGAGGTGATGGACAAAGCCGCGTTCGCCGCGCGGAACGATGCCCAGGCGCTCCTGTTTTTGCAGCGCCTTGCGTGCGTCCTGCAAGCGCCAGAGGCCGAAAACACCCTCAACCCCAATGCAGCCAGCGCGGCGGGCCGCCACGCCGCGCCGTGTCTGTCCGGCAGCCATCCCGCGCTGGCCGACTTTGCCATCGTGCCTTTTGTCCGCCAGTTCGCCCGGCACGACGCAGCGCGTTTCGCCGCGCAGGCGCCGCCATCCGTCGCGGCGTGGATGAACCGCCTGTTGGCGCGCGGCGATTTCGAGGCGGTGATGGCCAAGCGCGCGGTCTGGTCATGGCGGGACGGGCAGGGCTGA
- a CDS encoding DUF4384 domain-containing protein, with product MKTQTVMPVQGARQALRRCALIAMAVALATLAGCAVPLDARRDAEYQSRASVMDRPVVRPVRSISSFSESLLCMDHMLRAAELPTTLIASKQLPDYSGKVPAATKEMIITSLSQMSRLSNAFRYVDYEVDIARQDTVQNLTTILLNNNQMQLQRPALYVSGAVAFVDQGVISNNLGLGTAASRLDTGYSRSRNATIIALEMHLGDFRTRTLIPGMDSANEVIVGGAGEGLDLAGRIGSYGVKFNVGRDYALGTGGALRTLVDLAMIELVGKWARVPYWQCLMLDQTNPNFQRQMQDWFEASGAQGQLRLVQSSLVHQGYLPPETQPLPINHPQLRDALSRFQADAGIVVTGVPDFPTYERALRNFVALNEDGSLQRIGWTSTGAITTAHSDTATPLANWPAPRPWMIDMQIENPQPATERAPFQQGEQVFLSATVSRASHLYCFFADAKGVVMRLLPNGMQTQTLVSANQAVRIPDWMSPNPGFILDAGNPGVESVMCVATAEDARPKLGGDLQEPALAPLKPSRTLDEIRQRFVAALGADRVVSQIMQWTVVPRRSQATSAAR from the coding sequence ATGAAAACTCAAACCGTGATGCCCGTGCAGGGCGCCCGTCAGGCGCTGCGCCGCTGCGCGTTGATCGCCATGGCGGTGGCCTTGGCCACGCTGGCAGGCTGTGCCGTGCCGCTGGATGCGCGGCGCGACGCCGAGTACCAATCGCGCGCTTCGGTCATGGACCGGCCGGTGGTGCGTCCCGTCCGGTCGATTTCGAGCTTTTCCGAATCGCTGCTGTGCATGGACCACATGCTGCGCGCGGCCGAGCTGCCCACGACACTGATCGCCAGCAAGCAGCTGCCCGACTATTCTGGCAAGGTGCCGGCCGCAACCAAGGAAATGATCATCACCTCCTTGTCGCAGATGTCCCGGCTGTCCAATGCGTTTCGCTACGTGGACTACGAGGTCGACATCGCCCGGCAGGACACGGTGCAAAACCTGACCACCATCTTGCTCAACAACAACCAGATGCAGTTGCAGCGCCCGGCCTTGTATGTGTCCGGCGCGGTCGCGTTTGTCGATCAGGGGGTGATCTCCAACAACCTGGGATTGGGCACGGCCGCCAGCCGGCTGGATACGGGCTACAGCCGCAGCCGCAACGCCACCATCATCGCGCTCGAGATGCACCTGGGCGACTTTCGCACCCGCACCTTGATCCCGGGCATGGATTCGGCCAACGAAGTCATTGTCGGCGGCGCGGGTGAAGGCCTGGATCTGGCGGGCCGCATCGGCAGCTACGGCGTGAAATTCAACGTCGGGCGCGACTATGCGTTGGGCACGGGCGGCGCGCTGCGCACGCTGGTGGATCTGGCCATGATCGAGCTGGTGGGCAAGTGGGCACGCGTGCCCTACTGGCAGTGTCTGATGCTGGATCAAACCAATCCCAACTTCCAGCGGCAGATGCAGGACTGGTTCGAGGCCAGTGGCGCGCAAGGCCAGTTGCGCCTGGTGCAAAGCTCGCTCGTTCATCAGGGATATCTGCCCCCGGAAACCCAGCCGCTGCCCATCAACCACCCGCAATTGCGCGATGCCCTGTCGCGCTTTCAGGCCGATGCTGGCATCGTCGTCACGGGCGTGCCGGATTTTCCGACCTATGAGCGGGCGCTGCGCAACTTCGTCGCCCTGAATGAGGACGGCAGCTTGCAGCGCATTGGCTGGACCAGCACCGGCGCCATCACGACAGCACATTCGGACACGGCTACGCCGCTGGCGAACTGGCCCGCGCCCCGGCCCTGGATGATCGACATGCAGATCGAAAACCCGCAGCCGGCCACCGAGCGCGCCCCATTTCAGCAAGGAGAGCAGGTGTTTTTGTCCGCCACGGTGTCGCGTGCGTCGCATCTTTACTGCTTTTTTGCCGATGCCAAAGGCGTTGTGATGCGCTTGCTGCCCAACGGCATGCAAACGCAAACCCTGGTGTCCGCCAACCAGGCCGTGCGTATTCCTGACTGGATGTCGCCCAATCCCGGCTTCATTCTCGATGCTGGCAATCCAGGGGTTGAGTCGGTGATGTGCGTTGCCACCGCCGAAGACGCGCGGCCCAAGCTGGGGGGCGATCTGCAAGAGCCCGCGCTGGCGCCGCTGAAGCCGTCTCGAACGCTGGACGAGATCCGCCAGCGCTTTGTGGCCGCGCTGGGCGCGGACAGGGTGGTATCGCAAATCATGCAGTGGACAGTGGTGCCGCGCCGCTCGCAGGCAACCAGCGCTGCCCGATGA
- a CDS encoding DUF3011 domain-containing protein produces the protein MTRSRFALGLATVAAALALAGCETYGPVYGSPGGPGYGYPVGSPVGGAVNNWPGYGGPVYGQPDYSQPAHGGVFRCESEQGAYRECGVPGGGQASLVRQLSESACVPGRTWGQRGAAVWVNAGCRAEFAVQGGYGYGGGPVGGYAGGAVVTCSSEEGRTATCGWDPRMGRPMLIEQLSSAPCHEGMSWGQSGRGEIWVSRGCRGRFGVR, from the coding sequence ATGACCCGCTCCCGCTTCGCACTTGGTTTGGCCACTGTCGCTGCCGCACTGGCGCTGGCGGGCTGTGAAACCTATGGCCCTGTTTATGGCTCCCCGGGCGGACCAGGTTATGGCTACCCGGTGGGCTCCCCCGTGGGCGGCGCCGTGAACAACTGGCCTGGCTATGGCGGCCCGGTTTACGGCCAACCCGACTATTCGCAGCCGGCCCATGGCGGCGTCTTCAGGTGCGAGAGCGAGCAGGGCGCCTACCGCGAATGCGGCGTGCCCGGCGGCGGTCAGGCAAGCTTGGTGCGCCAGCTGTCCGAATCGGCCTGCGTCCCCGGTCGCACCTGGGGCCAGCGCGGCGCGGCGGTGTGGGTCAACGCCGGCTGTCGCGCCGAATTCGCGGTGCAGGGCGGCTACGGATACGGCGGCGGCCCAGTGGGCGGCTATGCCGGTGGCGCCGTGGTGACCTGCAGCAGCGAAGAGGGCCGCACCGCCACATGCGGCTGGGACCCGCGCATGGGCCGCCCGATGCTGATCGAGCAGCTGTCGTCCGCGCCCTGCCATGAAGGCATGAGCTGGGGCCAGTCGGGGCGCGGCGAAATCTGGGTCAGCCGCGGGTGCCGCGGACGCTTCGGCGTGCGTTGA
- a CDS encoding tetratricopeptide repeat protein, with the protein MKTSRSGPVWFSGVAGALTLLATLVALPATARPRAQQVAQLEVTPEQPLFIESRPAAAARIEPAPATTPRIEPRPADDAPRIVAPPLVTGALTAREARHPAIDRELQRLLRQAEAPRNPGSTLSSAQAAWQLGLIYLHGAGVRRDAASAQHWFERAARFGREPWAQAGLAWCYLDGCTGPPNAAAAARAIAQLRPAHPARADFLAWVLASRQAPLQVARPGRMQDQVLELPARPLLERAAAAGDVHANIELGMNAVANDRVAQAEAYFRRAGPYSAAAVNDLRELRARGASAMQPAAPPTNASANEALAAARKYHRGDGVPANFVEAIRFYGLADSRGSVEARRMLGLIYSRPTPTGGVDAGWMQQLAYVDTATVVPTVGVTASNHMLLREPTPLYDLLPAFWRQQMTQVDR; encoded by the coding sequence ATGAAGACGTCGAGATCAGGCCCCGTGTGGTTTTCAGGCGTCGCCGGAGCGCTGACACTGCTGGCCACCCTGGTGGCCCTGCCAGCAACCGCCCGGCCACGCGCGCAACAAGTGGCGCAGCTGGAGGTCACACCCGAGCAGCCTCTGTTTATTGAAAGCCGCCCCGCGGCGGCGGCGCGCATCGAACCGGCGCCGGCCACCACACCACGCATCGAGCCGCGGCCGGCCGACGACGCGCCCCGCATCGTGGCGCCGCCGCTGGTGACTGGGGCGCTGACCGCCCGCGAAGCCCGCCATCCCGCGATCGATCGCGAACTACAACGTCTGCTGCGCCAGGCTGAAGCGCCGCGCAACCCTGGCAGCACGCTTTCTTCCGCGCAAGCCGCCTGGCAACTCGGTCTGATTTACCTGCACGGTGCCGGCGTGCGACGCGATGCGGCGTCGGCGCAGCACTGGTTTGAGCGCGCGGCGCGCTTCGGACGGGAACCTTGGGCCCAGGCCGGCCTGGCGTGGTGTTACCTGGACGGCTGCACCGGTCCACCCAACGCCGCTGCCGCCGCGCGGGCCATCGCGCAACTGCGGCCGGCTCATCCGGCGCGCGCCGACTTTCTCGCCTGGGTGCTGGCGTCGCGCCAGGCACCTTTGCAGGTAGCGCGGCCCGGGCGGATGCAGGATCAAGTGCTGGAGCTGCCGGCCAGGCCACTGCTGGAGCGCGCGGCTGCGGCAGGCGACGTGCACGCCAACATCGAGCTGGGCATGAATGCCGTGGCCAACGACCGCGTCGCCCAGGCCGAGGCATATTTCCGCCGCGCCGGCCCCTATTCGGCCGCTGCCGTGAACGACCTGCGCGAGCTGCGCGCCCGGGGCGCCAGCGCCATGCAGCCCGCCGCGCCCCCAACCAACGCCAGCGCCAACGAGGCGCTGGCGGCGGCGCGCAAATACCACCGCGGCGATGGGGTGCCGGCCAATTTTGTCGAGGCCATCCGCTTCTATGGGCTGGCGGACTCGCGCGGCAGCGTGGAAGCACGGCGCATGCTGGGCCTGATCTATTCGCGCCCCACGCCCACGGGTGGCGTCGACGCGGGCTGGATGCAGCAGCTGGCCTATGTGGATACCGCCACCGTGGTGCCCACAGTCGGTGTGACCGCCTCCAACCACATGCTGCTGCGCGAACCCACGCCCCTGTACGACTTGCTGCCAGCGTTCTGGCGCCAGCAAATGACGCAGGTGGATCGCTGA